One Oryza glaberrima chromosome 11, OglaRS2, whole genome shotgun sequence genomic region harbors:
- the LOC127754744 gene encoding probable WRKY transcription factor 67 — MKILESFGHSDCQVVINMIEHQKALMVELRGMVMPVLPSDNEQAKLALQLLGDILSCSDKAISMLELGGDTKKLTNLVGGKRKGNKHSMDNHNLEEEAKESVSKRRKNAEHTGSTVAQAPHNDGHQWRKYGQKWISRAKHSRSYYRCANSKVQGCPATKTVQQMDSSGNGTSKLFNVDYYGQHTCRGDGIADPYVVDIAHHSMEPINQNKCNSPTLEHEAHEVQDERFENLCMVQNMPEYLIDFELERAFEFIVNSPLGSEHWTFDDSIRCEHSPICIWG; from the exons ATGAAAATTCTCGAATCTTTTGGTCATAGTGACTGTCAAGTAGTGATCAACATGATAGAGCACCAAAAGGCTCTCATGGTGGAGCTGCGTGGCATGGTCATGCCAGTACTTCCGAGCGACAATGAACAAGCCAAGCTTGCTCTTCAACTCTTGGGAGATATATTGAGTTGCTCAGATAAGGCTATCTCCATGCTAGAACTTGGTGGAGACACTAAAAAGCTGACCAATCTTGTTGGAGGTAAGAGAAAAGGTAACAAGCATAGCATGGACAACCACAACTTGGAGGAGGAAGCCAAAGAAAGTGTTAGCAAGAGAAg AAAGAATGCAGAACACACAGGTTCAACTGTGGCTCAAGCACCTCACAATGATGGACATCAATGGAGGAAGTATGGTCAGAAATGGATCTCTAGAGCAAAACATTCCAG GAGCTACTATAGGTGTGCCAATAGTAAAGTGCAAGGCTGTCCTGCTACAAAGACAGTGCAACAAATGGATTCCAGTGGAAATGGAACATCAAAGTTGTTCAACGTTGACTACTATGGCCAACACACATGCAGGGGAGATGGCATAGCCGATCCATATGTTGTCGACATAGCCCATCACAGTATGGAACCTATCAATCAAAACAAATGCAATAGCCCTACACTTGAACACGAAGCCCATGAAGTTCAAGAtgaaagatttgaaaacttgtgTATGGTACAAAATATGCCAGAGTATTTGATAGATTTTGAATTGGAGAGAGCCTTCGAGTTTATTGTGAACTCACCATTGGGTTCTGAGCATTGGACGTTCGATGATTCAATAAGATGTGAGCACAGTCCAATATGCATATGGGGATGA
- the LOC127754743 gene encoding WRKY DNA-binding transcription factor 70-like, which translates to MKNSSNKRSLVADQWHPSSVCCDHRAALREIAKGQSLVTQLRAIVLPALHSDERCDLAAQMLEGILDCSRKAISQLQLLLSSPHDDDHHHHVDDKRRVRKIISSSDDDDHCSSKAAEDHNAKPLRQHKRRRFGDSVSLETPVPHYDGHQWRKYGQKHIKNSKHPRSYYRCTYRQEEKCKATKTVQQREDLHHANSYNGDHPIMYTVVYYGQHTCCKGPAALADDHVVVEASQISTDSHCQSPSSSSDLQAAAVHAGNSSQCSNISVTCSSSVVVEDCNKLLDMMPAADELTADVLLFDMTAYAPLDLDINWEMDTNALWV; encoded by the exons ATGAAGAACAGCAGCAACAAGAGGTCACTAGTTGCTGATCAATGGCATCCTTCTTCTGTTTGCTGCGACCACCGGGCGGCGTTGAGGGAGATAGCCAAGGGGCAGTCTCTGGTGACGCAGCTCCGGGCCATCGTGTTGCCGGCGCTTCACTCCGACGAGCGATGCGACCTCGCTGCTCAGATGTTGGAGGGCATCCTCGACTGCTCGAGGAAGGCCATCTCTCAGCTCCAGCTTCTGCTCTCTTCTCCACATGAtgatgatcatcatcatcatgttgATGACAAAAGGAGAGTCAGGAAGATCATTTCCtcttctgatgatgatgatcactGCAGCAGCAAGGCAGCTGAGGATCACAACGCCAAGCCTCTTCGCCAACACAAGAGAAG GAGATTTGGTGACTCGGTGTCGCTTGAAACTCCAGTGCCACACTACGATGGCCACCAATGGAGGAAATACGGGCAGAAGCACATCAAAAACTCCAAACACCCAAG GAGCTACTACAGATGCACCTACAGGCAGGAAGAGAAGTGCAAGGCAACAAAGACGGTGCAGCAGCGAGAAGACCTGCACCACGCCAACAGCTACAATGGCGATCACCCCATCATGTACACGGTTGTCTACTACGGCCAGCATACCTGCTGCAAGGGCCCTGCGGCATTAGCTGATGATCATGTCGTCGTCGAAGCATCACAGATTAGCACCGACAGCCATTGCCAGAgtccgagcagcagcagcgatctGCAGGCTGCGGCAGTACACGCCGGTAACAGCAGCCAGTGCAGCAACATCTCCGTCACATGTTCATCATCAGTCGTCGTTGAGGATTGCAATAAGCTTCTTGACATGATGCCAGCTGCTGATGAACTGACCGCTGATGTCTTGTTGTTCGACATGACTGCATATGCACCTTTAGATTTGGATATCAACTGGGAAATGGATACAAATGCTCTGTGGGTTTGA
- the LOC127754742 gene encoding probable WRKY transcription factor 27: protein MMMVGRERELVAELRHLLFPSPSPTPTTPASHSTTALAGDGECCLPPGLTTTTTVSGGGRRRGRKRVNRDNDNVKLLLQADDDQEAVIADHGDANAKPLPNFTKTRRRKQQATTSTMVTTVPDFDGYQWRKYGQKQIEGAMYPRSYYRCTNSTNQGCLAKKTVQRNGGGGAAGYTVAYISEHTCKSIEPSLPPVILDTTVRTTNNHQQPAAAESPAATSSSSSNMVMTSSETGNWSGQHGAYACRQMIAADEEYCCWDTPATTTTTSGSNGGNSTCAEDIELLSRPIRSPMHIAAEGNWMDDLLLVTDGLIDISNSSITHFLNF from the exons ATGATGATGGTGGGGAGGGAAAGGGAGCTCGTGGCTGAGCTGCGTCACCTCCTCTTCCCTTCTCCGTCTCCCACTCCGACCACCCCTGCGAGCCACTCTACTacggcgctcgccggcgacggcgagtgctGCTTGCCGCCAGGgctgacaacgacgacgacggtgtccggtggaggacggcggcgggggaggaagaGAGTCAACCGCGACAATGATAATGTCAAGCTGCTTCTGCAGGCAGATGATGATCAGGAGGCCGTAATAGCTGATCATGGCGATGCAAATGCCAAGCCTCTTCCTAATTTCACCAAAACAAG AAGGAGGAAGCAGCAGGCGACGACATCAACGATGGTAACGACGGTGCCAGATTTCGATGGGTATCAATGGAGGAAGTATGGTCAGAAGCAAATTGAAGGTGCCATGTACCCCAG GAGCTACTACCGGTGCACCAACAGCACAAACCAGGGCTGCCTCGCCAAGAAGACGGTGCAgcgcaatggcggcggcggagcagcaggGTACACGGTGGCCTACATCTCAGAGCATACTTGCAAGTCCATCGAACCATCCCTGCCTCCAGTCATCCTCGACACCACCGTCCGTACTACCAACAACCACCAGCAGCCTGCAGCTGCTGAatcaccggcggcgacatcgtcgtcgtcgtcgaataTGGTCATGACGAGTAGCGAGACTGGTAATTGGAGCGGTCAGCACGGCGCCTACGCATGCCGACAGATGATCGCCGCCGATGAAGAGTACTGCTGCTGGGAcactccggcgacgacgacgaccacctcTGGCTCTAATGGTGGTAACAGTACTTGTGCTGAGGATATAGAATTATTGAGCAGGCCGATCAGGTCGCCGATGCACATCGCGGCGGAAGGGAATTGGATGGACGATTTGCTCCTTGTTACTGACGGCCTTATCGATATATCCAACTCCAGCATCACCCATTTCCTCAATTTCTAG
- the LOC127755015 gene encoding uncharacterized protein LOC127755015 has protein sequence MEAPKLRFVRCPGCLQLLVEYPTIAVYQCGGCGTILRAKNRVAPAVNANAESGEHNEFSNNSTGGSQNNKLICTDGQKIPPSSDAQPGVLQEKITFASEEKTMSSSNSIDSSEHVNIECSLLDGDASNHDVRTEGINDEDKVTVSNSTLDSVRKVENVETDGNEKGSFTDDGSISNEVATTQSMVHMDGAGSDNNFTEVQSAAEGKCALSDANLDSQEIVAICQPDNISVGAKERVQPYEGFNVESHEDLIEELVRSLSLSDDEEEFVDIAENSELNDALRSQMGSCRFSLGSKMNEGPRTDPHGRLIEELEMSFSDAEEPLDQNIMVSLNDIEEPTLDEVSKENHILEEDGKESHILDVDGKESHILDVDGKQNHILDEDGKENHILNEDDKENLILDKGGEDTLDAGGANSYEERVLPSDDGLLKSGQSFQQCELVAVNMGEKDEGHLEETNMANHAEANSGIAAVLSNLSNDKFCAILPPSCDGRKEEKSNIHRGRELCQGLSLDSVDFRSIQNFIESQMDGTSSSLSSGSPSHGDLEHNRSNRFKKIDRLERLRKMDDLRDQLNRLSSQKGLENRYKNKGPGVLQEQISYRHLEQHPCGFDGDSILDSDIIDSYYDQGNPPRYPPPDPFSPTHSHYHCGHGQPHIPYNCSAWEFNSYYQSSYAGSMVLEHESLRSSYKEQKRAVRKSILRSLSGASPFTICNGCFNLVQVPSDIYVSKKKIAKFQCGRCSKALMLSFPATNSEDAKLSNKEVNRKPNKPVHNSVVGMEGGYSFSAECSRGDPVSISEECGASISRSFSGRTRAAVAASGSGKKVSDSALHRLMGYDSASQLLRRSRAFEDGYDSFESMVPVSNRVSRRKNL, from the exons ATGGAAGCTCCTAAGCTTCGCTTCGTCAGATGCCCAGGATGCCTCCAGCTTCTTGTGGAGTATCCAACCATTGCTGTCTACCAATGTGGTGGCTGTGGTACTATTCTTAGAG CCAAAAATCGAGTTGCGCCAGCAGTGAATGCTAATGCAGAATCTGGTGAACACAAtgaattttcaaataattcaaCTGGGGGTTCTCAAAACAACAAATTGATCTGTACAGATGGGCAGAAAATTCCACCATCCTCCGATGCACAACCTGGTGTGCTGCAGGAGAAGATTACCTTTGCTAGCGAGGAAAAAACTATGTCTTCTAGCAATAGCATCGACTCCAGTGAGCATGTTAACATCGAGTGTTCCTTACTTGATGGGGATGCCAGCAATCATGATGTGAGGACTGAAGGCATAAATGATGAAGATAAAGTGACTGTGTCTAATTCAACTCTTGATTCAGTGAGGAAAGTAGAGAATGTTGAAACCGATGGAAATGAAAAAGGTTCCTTTACGGATGATGGGAGCATCAGCAATGAAGTTGCTACCACCCAAAGCATGGTCCACATGGATGGAGCTGGTTCTGATAATAATTTTACAGAAGTACAGAGTGCAGCTGAGGGGAAGTGTGCACTTAGCGATGCTAATCTGGACTCACAAGAGATAGTTGCGATTTGCCAACCTGATAACATTTCTGTTGGCGCAAAAGAAAGGGTTCAGCCATATGAAGGTTTTAATGTTGAATCACATGAAGATCTGATTGAAGAATTGGTGAGGTCTCTTTCACTCAGTGATGACGAAGAAGAGTTTGTCGATATAGCAGAAAACAGTGAACTTAATGATGCTTTACGTTCTCAAATGGGCAGCTGCAGATTTTCATTGGGGAGCAAAATGAATGAAGGCCCTCGAACTGATCCTCATGGCCGGTTGATTGAAGAATTAGAGATGTCTTTCAGTGATGCTGAAGAACCACTAGACCAAAATATTATGGTCTCCCTCAATGACATAGAAGAGCCTACTTTGGATGAGGTCAGTAAAGAAAATCACATTTTGGAGGAGGATGGTAAAGAAAGTCACATTTTGGACGTGGATGGTAAAGAAAGTCACATTTTGGACGTGGATGGTAAACAAAACCACATTTTGGATGAGGATGGTAAAGAAAACCACATTTTGAATGAGGATGATAAGGAAAACCTCATTTTGGATAAGGGTGGTGAGGACACTTTGGATGCAGGTGGTGCTAATTCATATGAAGAAAGAGTATTGCCATCGGATGACGGGCTTCTCAAATCTGGACAAAGTTTCCAACAATGTGAGCTGGTTGCTGTTAACATGGGAGAAAAGGATGAGGGGCATCTAGAAGAAACCAACATGGCTAACCATGCTGAAGCAAACAGTGGAATTGCTGCTGTTCTTTCAAATTTGTCAAACGATAAATTTTGTGCCATATTACCACCTAGCTGTGAtgggagaaaagaagaaaaatctaACATACATAGAGGTAGAGAACTCTGTCAAGGATTGTCACTTGATTCTGTAGACTTTCGAtcaatccaaaattttatcgAGTCTCAAATGGATGGAACCTCAAGTTCTCTTTCAAGTGGCTCTCCAAGTCATGGTGACCTGGAACATAATAGATCAAACAGATTCAAGAAAATTGATCGACTTGAGCGCCTGAGGAAGATGGATGATCTAAGAGATCAGTTAAATAGGCTTTCTAGCCAGAAAGGTTTGGAAAATAGGTACAAGAACAAAGGCCCTGGAGTCCTTCAGGAACAGATTAGCTACAGACACCTTGAACAACATCCTTGTGGTTTTGATGGTGATTCTATCCTGGATTCTGATATTATCGATTCCTATTATGATCAAGGAAATCCACCAAGGTACCCACCACCAGATCCGTTCTCCCCAACTCATTCGCACTATCATTGTGGACATGGGCAACCCCATATCCCATATAACTGCAGTGCATGGGAGTTTAATTCATATTATCAGTCCTCATATGCGGGAAGTATGGTTCTTGAACACGAATCACTTCGCTCAAGCTACAAGGAGCAGAAACGTGCAGTGAGGAAAAGCATTCTGCGGTCTCTGTCTGGTGCTTCCCCATTTACCATCTGCAATGGCTGTTTCAATTTGGTTCAAGTGCCATCAGACATCTATGTATCGAAAAAGAAGATCGCTAAGTTCCAGTGCGGTCGGTGCTCCAAGGCCCTTATGTTATCATTTCCTGCTACAAATAGTGAAGATGCAAAGCTCAGTAATAAGGAAGTAAATCGAAAACCAAACAAGCCTGTCCACAATAGTGTTGTTGGAATGGAGGGTGGCTATTCTTTTTCTGCTGAATGCTCACGAGGGGATCCTGTGAGCATAAGTGAAGAATGTGGAGCTTCAATCTCAAGAAGCTTCTCTGGTAGAACTAGAGCAGCTGTTGCTGCATCAGGAAGTGGAAAAAAGGTGTCAGACTCGGCACTTCATCGGCTCATGGGGTATGATTCAGCAAGCCAGTTGTTACGGCGCAGCAGAGCGTTTGAGGATGGATATGACAGTTTTGAATCCATGGTGCCAGTATCAAACAGAGTATCCAGAAGAAAGAATTTGTAA
- the LOC127754852 gene encoding methylesterase 17-like — protein sequence MSMAREHFVLIHGEGHGSWCWFKLRWLLESSGYQVTCIDLAGAGVDPTDPNTVRSFEQYDKPLLDLISAIPEDEKVILVGHGSGGLSLIHAMHQFVDRIRQAIFVAATMLPFGLQTDEDKKDGLPTLPENEINLIFGTGADDPPTTAALRPEFQRERLSQQSPEEESVLASMLMRPWPVTAISTASFEGDDERLNRIKRVFIKTERDHMLDPQQQDSMIKKWPPSEVLEIDTDHSPFFSAPEQLFNLIVKSL from the exons ATGAGCATGGCAAGGGAGCACTTTGTGCTTATTCATGGAGAAGGGCATGGATCCTGGTGTTGGTTCAAGCTTCGTTGGCTCCTTGAGAGCTCTGGCTACCAAGTAACATGCATAGACCTTGCTGGAGCTGGTGTTGACCCTACCGACCCCAACACAGTTCGATCGTTTGAGCAGTATGACAAGCCGCTCCTGGACCTCATCTCAGCTATACCAGAGGATGAGAAG GTGATTTTGGTTGGACATGGTTCAGGAGGGTTGAGTCTTATTCATGCAATGCACCAATTTGTTGACAGGATTAGACAAGCAATTTTTGTGGCAGCTACGATGCTACCATTTGGACTTCAAACTGACGAAGATAAGAAAGAT GGTTTACCAACATTGCCTGAGAATGAGATCAATTTGATATTCGGCACAGGAGCAGATGATCCTCCAACAACTGCTGCCCTGAGACCAGAATTCCAGAGAGAGAGATTATCCCAACAGAGTCCTGAAGAG GAATCAGTACTCGCTTCAATGCTGATGCGTCCATGGCCTGTGACAGCTATTAGCACTGCAAGCTTTGAAGGAGACGATGAGAGACTAAATCGAATCAAACGGGTTTTCATAAAGACAGAACGTGACCACATGCTGGACCCTCAGCAGCAAGATTCCATGATCAAGAAGTGGCCGCCCAGTGAGGTTTTGGAAATAGATACGGATCATAGCCCCTTTTTTTCAGCACCAGAACAGCTCTTTAATCTAATAGTCAAATCCCTATGA
- the LOC127754849 gene encoding LOW QUALITY PROTEIN: mannan endo-1,4-beta-mannosidase 7-like (The sequence of the model RefSeq protein was modified relative to this genomic sequence to represent the inferred CDS: substituted 1 base at 1 genomic stop codon) has translation MEAHMNARAMGMCPIPPSRSAATPRLHLHHLLLLLALASDMEDAHHHHWTMVERRGTQLWASGRPFIIHGFNTYWLMSFAADQATRLRVTAAIAEAGLNVCCTWAFSDGGYRALQTAPFHYDEDVFRALDFVVSEARRHNMRLILSLCNNXEDYGGKAQCVRWGKEAGLDLTSEDDFFSDPTIKSYYKAFVEAVVTRINTVMNETYKDDPTILAWELINEPRCPSDPSGDTLQAWIEEMASYVKSIDPVHLLEIGIEGFYGPSIPELLPVNPDEYSGHAGTDFIRNHQAPGIDLASIHVYSDIWLPHSIKENHLQFVDKWMQQHIDDAANLLGMPIVVGEFGVSVKDGKFGNEFCEDFMKIIYRIFLSSWKEGVIGGGCLLWQLFPEGAEHMDDGYAVIFAKSPSTLSLLANHLRCLEC, from the exons ATGGAAGCGCACATGAATGCCCGTGCAATGGGCATGTGCCCCATCCCGCCGAGCCGGAGCGCCGCGACGCCTCGccttcacctccaccacctgctcctcctcctcgccctcgcctccgACATGGAAgacgcccaccaccaccactggaCAATGGTGGAGCGCCGCGGAACTCAGCTCTGGGCCTCCGGCCGCCCCTTCATCATCCACGGCTTCAACACCTACTGGCTCATGTCATTCGCTGCTGACCAAGCCACGCGCCTGCGggtcaccgccgccatcgccgaggcCGGCCTCAACGTCTGCTGCACCTGGGCCTTCAGTGACGGCGGTTACCGCGCGCTGCAGACGGCACCCTTCCACTACGACGAGGATGTCTTCCGG GCCTTAGACTTTGTGGTCAGCGAGGCAAGAAGGCATAACATGAGGTTGATACTGTCACTTTGTAACAACTAGGAAGATTATGGAGGGAAGGCACAGTGTGTGAGATGGGGAAAAGAGGCTGGTCTAGATCTTACTTCTGAAGATGACTTCTTCTCTGACCCAACAATTAAGAGCTACTACAAAGCTTTTGTTGAG GCTGTTGTGACAAGAATAAACACGGTTATGAATGAAACCTACAAAGATGATCCTACTATTCTTGCCTGGGAGCTAATTAATGAGCCACGCTGCCCTTCAGATCCATCTGGAGATACTTTGCAG GCATGGATAGAAGAGATGGCATCTTATGTGAAGAGTATAGACCCTGTGCATCTCTTGGAGATTGGTATAGAAGGCTTTTATGGCCCATCCATTCCAGAACTTTTGCCTGTTAACCCAGATGAGTATTCAGGGCATGCTGGAACAGACTTCATCAGGAACCATCAAGCACCTGGAATTGACCTGGCGTCTATTCATGTTTATTCGGACATTTG GCTGCCTCACTCGATAAAGGAAAATCACCTTCAATTTGTGGATAAATGGATGCAACAACATATTGATGATGCAGCCAATTTACTTGGGATGCCAATTGTGGTTGGGGAGTTTGGGGTATCAGTTAAGGACGGGAAGTTTGGTAACGAATTCTGTGAAGATTTCATGAAGATAATTTACAGAATTTTCTTGAGTTCTTGGAAGGAAGGAGTGATTGGAGGAGGTTGCCTTCTTTGGCAGCTTTTCCCTGAAGGAGCAGAGCACATGGATGATGGTTATGCAGTTATTTTTGCAAAATCACCATCCACATTAAGCTTACTTGCAAATCACTTAAGGTGTCTGGAATGCTGA
- the LOC127754848 gene encoding root phototropism protein 2: MDRTSQWVSSPDIPADLLIRIADDVFPLHKAVMVPKCGYIRKAVAAARGGATATVDLDLSALPGAADAFDKVARYCYGANFEISVRNAAALLCAAAFLDMHPTDGGLARRVEEFLAKVGLRTLPGAVAVLRSCEGLLPAAEEIGVVQRSADAIALRICNEVLFPTRSPPEWWTAELAALSPASFHKVITALRCRRAEPEVLVAAATAYAELLLAEVLAADGHAADHSRMHRALVESVVAVLPSTDDAPLPAAFLCHLLHVAITIGASAKTCRDLELRVAAVLDQATAGDLLTVALDGAGERVQNVDAVRRIITAFVERDSAASSGGGANGRNRRASLSGAGALQGGGGAMQTVAKTVDEVAAEIATEESLPISKFVGLAGAVPKEARATHDCLYRAVDIYLKAHPALEETEREKVCSVMDPLKLSYQGRLHASQNNRLPLQAVLSALYYDQLKLRSGDEGGGGWDAYGNGVMRSSAAGSARKQAKEEASLARENEALRSELARMRAYVSGMQQQSKGSSSSRGKKGSWLRTLSRLNPFKAGIWGKDTSGIVDGKTGAMNSVKPKRRRFSIS, from the exons ATGGATCGGACAAGCCAGTG GGTCTCGTCGCCGGACATCCCCGCCGATCTTCTCATCCGGATCGCCGACGACGTCTTCCCTCTCCATAAG GCGGTGATGGTGCCCAAGTGCGGCTACATCCGCAAGGCcgtagcggcggcgcgcggtggcgcaACGGCCACCGTCGACCTCGACCTGTCCGCGctgcccggcgccgccgacgccttcgACAAGGTGGCGCGCTACTGCTACGGCGCCAACTTCGAGATATCCGTGCGCAACGCGGCCGCGctcctctgcgccgccgccttcctcgacaTGCACCCAACGGACGGCGGCCTGGCGCGCCGCGTCGAGGAGTTCCTGGCCAAGGTAGGCCTCCGCACGCtgcccggcgccgtcgccgttctgCGCTCCTGCGAGGGGCTCCTCCCGGCCGCCGAGGAGATCGGCGTCGTGCAGCGATCAGCTGATGCTATCGCGCTCAGGATCTGCAACGAGGTGCTGTTCCCGACGAGGTCGCCGCCCGAGTGGTGGACGGCGGAGCTCGCCGCCCTCTCGCCGGCGTCGTTCCACAAGGTCATCACGGCgctgcgctgccgccgcgcTGAACCCGAGGTGCTTGTCGCTGCGGCGACCGCTTACGCTGAGCTCTTGCTGGCCGAagtgctcgccgccgacggccatGCTGCTGATCACTCCAGGATGCACCGCGCGCTTGTCGAGTCCGTGGTGGCCGTGCTCCCTTCCACGGACGACGCGCCCCTCCCCGCCGCGTTCCTCTGCCACCTCCTCCACGTCGCCATCACCATCGGCGCATCCGCCAAGACGTGCCGCGACCTGGAGCTccgcgtggcggcggtgctcgacCAGGCCACCGCGGGCGACCTGCTGACCGTCGcgctcgacggcgccggtgaGCGCGTCCAGAACGTCGACGCCGTGCGCCGCATCATCACCGCCTTCGTGGAGCGCGACTCTGCGGCGTcatcgggcggcggcgcgaacggccGGAACCGGAGGGCGTCCCTGAGCGGAGCCGGGGCGCTgcagggcggcggtggcgcgatgCAGACGGTGGCGAAGACCGTGGACGAGGTCGCGGCGGAGATCGCGACGGAGGAGTCGCTGCCGATCTCCAAGTTCGTGGGGCTCGCCGGCGCGGTGCCGAAGGAGGCGCGCGCGACGCACGACTGCCTGTACCGCGCCGTCGACATCTACCTGAAGGCGCACCCGGCGCTGGAGGAGACGGAGAGGGAGAAGGTGTGCAGCGTGATGGACCCGCTGAAGCTGTCGTACCAGGGTCGCCTCCACGCGTCACAGAACAATCGGCTCCCGCTGCAGGCCGTGCTGAGCGCGCTCTACTACGACCAGCTCAAGCTCCGCAGCGgagacgagggcggcggcgggtgggacgCGTATGGGAATGGCGTGAtgaggtcgtcggcggcggggtcggcgaGGAAGcaggcgaaggaggaggcgtcGCTGGCGAGGGAGAACGAGGCGCTGCGGTCGGAGCTGGCGCGGATGCGGGCGTACGTGTCGGGGatgcagcagcagagcaaggggtcgtcgtcgtcgagggggAAGAAGGGCTCGTGGTTGCGGACGTTGAGCCGGCTGAACCCGTTCAAGGCCGGCATCTGGGGCAAGGACACGTCGGGCATCGTCGACGGGAAGACGGGCGCCATGAATTCCGTCAAGCCCAAGAGGAGGAGGTTCTCCATTAGCTAG